In Flavobacterium sp. CBA20B-1, one DNA window encodes the following:
- a CDS encoding glycine-rich protein: MEKITQQTWFKVRWLNTTSLLFLFGLIFSTSISFSQTFNYTGSVQTVTLPAGDYEIEMWGADGGKGFQTSQINNEGKGGYAKGTLTVTTPTTYYIYVGGKGTDASNGSVGDVYLGGWNGGGDSGQNNYSNAAQYRAAGGGGGTDIRTTQNTTYANRIMVAGGGGGGVYLATYVGGNGGGITGDDGGNTYHGDGGSQTAGGTANGSTGNIAGTDGALGIGGTGGTSTTKSGGGGGGGGYYGGGGGATGNSSSSQGGGGGGSSYLGGVSTGVTFMFGETGFVPNPDTTGNGTVIITSMAPCTGTPVVGTASATSRNCSSEPFTLSVTSATKAGGITYQWERADAGTGVWQPIPGATSASYTVTNQTVASDYRFVITCTYTTNTVTSNVVSVAQTVATYIFEGFENTPTGTSSNNTYPSCWSYIDTVTSSGYGYVSTSASNNGSNGFYTYRSSLTGTSYDGDIILISPETNNLGNGGKQLRFSARVSSTSYISTHQFEVYTMDGTSTTATKTLLQGTIPLTNTWQEFVIPLPVTTDDYFAFSFERNGGAAYVYLDDIYYEDLSPCSAPGNIQSSAITQTAATISWDFSLATGITGYEYEVRTSGNPGSGANGLVVTNTTSATTNSVNLTNLQPGTSYTVYVRSICGGSSGSWTTFPHTFNTLCGIVNYLFEGFESTPTGNSSNNTYPLCWSYIDTVTSSGYGYVSTSASNNGSNGFYTYRSSLTSASYNGDILLISPETDNLGNGAKQIRFSARVSSSSYITNHQFEVYTMDGTTTSATKTLLQGTIPLTNTWQEFTIELPVTTDDYFAFSFERSGGAAYVYLDDIYYEDIPAPTLATTQSDNICPGDTNGMASVVVTGGAAPITYLWNTGDTTPTLTGLAAGTYTVTVTDGLSRTATETVTITEPDVLVSNAVVNNISCNGLNDATIDIAPTGGTFPYTYLWSTGDTGTSLSNLTPGTYTLTITDLNNCTATEDFVITEPTVLVATNAAQTDVSMFGGNDGAATVAASGGTAPYTYMWSNGATTAAITNLTAGTYTATVTDANGCTATEDFVITQPIPLMVQSVSQTNVSCNGGSDASASIVAIGGNAPYTYQWSPSGGTAATAIGLSAGTYSVLVTDHTGNTITENFTITEPDALIATISQSTDITCNAASDGTATVSVAGGTAPYTYLWSNGMMNNMATNLNVGNYTVSITDANGCKTTASVSIAQPTALAITGTATNISCFGQNDGAITVSASGAVAPYSYSWSNGQSGTSLSNLSSGTYTVTITDANGCSKTETYTIVEPAFVHPPVAVNQSFCIGQNATLADVVITGSTIKWYSASTGGVLLPATTVLTNGTTYYASQTVGTCESSTRTAVQITLNQGTPLTTTQLNVCSNTRVQNMTIDGFNYTQLKWYSSPTSTSQLPASQLLATGTYYISSLTGTCESPRQAVQVTVAAAVPAPTATAQTVCGNSTLNDLVVGKDPSASLNWYSSLQSMIPLSGTTQVSNGTYYVQQVIGNCESVRVAVPVQVVNVTAPTMTSITTCDGTQIGDLNTAAISYLWYTDNVSTTPLADTFVITSGTYYIAQENSGCISARTQVSVNVGARPNSPTGQTTQGFSFAAKVSDLIMNQPNVRWFASYDDALDQVGQLSPSAPLQNGATYYGILVSTNGCGSYPTAVTVEVTVSTQELDLTQLKYYPNPVDSALHISYNEAITKVEVFTLTGQKVMSNEFNAIEVTTDLSRLSSGTYLVKVETAKASQFIKVVKR, encoded by the coding sequence ATGGAAAAAATTACACAACAAACATGGTTTAAGGTACGGTGGCTAAACACTACCTCTTTACTTTTTTTATTTGGGTTAATTTTCTCTACATCCATTAGTTTTTCACAAACTTTCAATTACACAGGTTCGGTACAAACCGTGACCCTTCCTGCAGGTGATTATGAAATTGAAATGTGGGGAGCTGACGGGGGTAAAGGATTTCAAACTTCACAAATAAACAATGAAGGAAAAGGAGGGTACGCTAAAGGTACTCTTACTGTAACTACTCCAACTACCTATTATATTTATGTGGGTGGAAAAGGAACAGATGCCAGTAATGGTTCTGTTGGTGATGTCTATTTAGGAGGTTGGAATGGCGGAGGTGACTCTGGTCAAAATAACTATTCAAATGCTGCTCAATATCGTGCAGCTGGTGGTGGCGGAGGAACCGATATTAGAACAACACAAAATACTACCTATGCAAACAGAATAATGGTTGCCGGAGGTGGTGGTGGTGGTGTTTATCTTGCTACTTACGTTGGTGGTAACGGTGGAGGAATCACTGGTGATGATGGTGGTAACACCTATCATGGAGATGGTGGTTCACAGACTGCTGGAGGAACTGCAAACGGAAGTACAGGTAACATAGCAGGAACTGACGGTGCATTGGGTATTGGAGGTACTGGAGGAACTTCAACTACTAAATCCGGCGGAGGTGGCGGCGGTGGCGGCTACTATGGTGGCGGTGGCGGTGCTACAGGAAACTCATCATCATCACAAGGCGGCGGCGGCGGCGGTTCTTCTTATTTAGGAGGAGTTTCTACGGGAGTTACTTTTATGTTTGGGGAGACAGGTTTTGTGCCTAACCCAGATACTACAGGAAATGGTACGGTTATCATTACGTCAATGGCACCTTGTACAGGTACGCCAGTAGTAGGTACAGCATCAGCAACATCTAGAAATTGTTCTAGCGAACCTTTTACTTTGTCGGTTACCAGTGCAACAAAAGCCGGTGGTATTACGTATCAATGGGAGCGTGCAGATGCAGGTACAGGTGTATGGCAACCTATTCCAGGAGCAACAAGTGCTTCTTATACAGTAACCAACCAAACGGTAGCAAGTGATTATCGTTTTGTGATTACATGTACATATACTACAAATACTGTGACTTCTAACGTGGTTTCAGTAGCGCAAACTGTAGCTACTTATATTTTCGAAGGCTTTGAGAATACTCCAACAGGAACCTCTTCAAACAATACTTACCCAAGTTGTTGGTCATATATTGATACGGTTACTTCGTCTGGATACGGATATGTTAGTACAAGTGCTTCAAATAATGGTAGCAATGGGTTTTATACATATCGTTCGAGTTTAACAGGGACTTCTTATGATGGTGATATTATTCTTATTTCACCAGAAACAAATAACTTAGGTAATGGAGGTAAACAATTGCGTTTCTCAGCTAGAGTGTCTTCAACTTCTTATATCTCTACTCATCAGTTTGAAGTTTATACTATGGATGGCACTTCAACTACGGCTACAAAAACATTACTTCAAGGTACTATTCCATTAACTAATACATGGCAAGAATTTGTTATACCTTTACCTGTAACTACAGACGATTATTTTGCTTTTTCATTTGAGCGTAACGGAGGTGCTGCTTATGTTTATTTAGATGATATTTATTATGAAGATTTAAGTCCTTGCTCTGCACCAGGAAATATTCAATCTTCTGCAATAACACAAACGGCAGCTACGATTTCATGGGATTTTTCTTTAGCAACTGGAATCACAGGTTATGAGTACGAAGTGCGTACTAGTGGAAACCCTGGTTCGGGTGCTAATGGATTAGTTGTAACAAATACAACAAGTGCAACTACAAACTCAGTTAATTTAACTAACTTACAACCAGGTACTTCATACACCGTTTATGTACGTAGTATATGTGGAGGATCATCTGGTAGTTGGACCACGTTTCCTCATACATTCAATACATTATGTGGTATCGTAAATTATCTTTTTGAAGGTTTTGAAAGTACGCCAACAGGTAATTCTTCGAATAATACATATCCTTTATGCTGGTCATATATTGATACAGTCACTTCATCTGGTTACGGATATGTTAGTACAAGTGCTTCAAATAACGGTAGTAATGGGTTTTACACATATAGAAGTAGTCTTACTTCTGCAAGCTACAATGGAGATATTCTTCTTATATCTCCTGAAACTGATAATTTAGGAAATGGAGCTAAACAAATACGCTTTTCTGCTAGAGTATCATCATCTTCGTATATTACCAATCATCAGTTTGAAGTTTATACTATGGATGGAACTACAACCTCAGCGACAAAGACATTGCTTCAAGGTACTATTCCATTAACAAATACTTGGCAAGAATTCACTATTGAATTACCTGTTACAACTGATGATTACTTTGCTTTCTCTTTTGAACGTAGCGGAGGTGCGGCTTATGTTTATTTAGATGATATTTACTATGAGGATATACCTGCACCTACTTTAGCAACTACTCAAAGTGATAATATTTGTCCGGGAGATACCAATGGAATGGCATCAGTTGTAGTAACCGGCGGCGCAGCTCCTATAACCTATTTATGGAATACCGGAGATACCACCCCAACTTTAACAGGATTGGCCGCAGGTACTTACACCGTAACAGTAACCGATGGATTAAGCCGCACGGCTACCGAGACAGTTACTATCACCGAGCCTGATGTTTTAGTTTCAAACGCAGTTGTAAACAACATTAGTTGTAATGGCTTAAACGATGCAACGATAGACATTGCACCAACCGGCGGAACATTCCCATATACCTATCTATGGAGTACCGGCGATACCGGAACCAGTTTAAGCAATTTAACACCTGGTACCTATACGTTAACCATTACCGATCTGAACAATTGTACCGCAACAGAAGATTTTGTTATCACAGAACCTACTGTTTTGGTAGCAACAAACGCTGCACAAACCGACGTTTCAATGTTTGGAGGTAATGACGGTGCAGCAACTGTGGCGGCAAGTGGCGGAACAGCACCATATACTTATATGTGGAGCAATGGAGCAACCACAGCAGCAATCACAAACTTAACCGCAGGAACATACACTGCAACAGTAACCGATGCAAATGGTTGTACCGCAACAGAAGATTTTGTTATCACACAACCTATCCCATTGATGGTTCAGTCTGTATCTCAAACCAACGTAAGTTGTAATGGCGGATCAGATGCAAGCGCAAGCATCGTAGCAATAGGCGGAAATGCACCTTACACCTACCAATGGTCACCAAGTGGAGGAACTGCTGCTACCGCAATAGGATTATCGGCAGGTACGTATAGTGTGTTAGTAACCGACCACACAGGAAACACCATCACCGAGAACTTTACCATCACCGAGCCTGACGCTTTAATAGCTACTATTTCGCAGTCAACCGATATTACATGTAATGCGGCAAGCGACGGAACAGCTACAGTAAGCGTAGCAGGCGGAACGGCACCATATACGTACTTATGGTCAAACGGAATGATGAACAATATGGCAACCAACTTAAATGTGGGTAACTATACGGTAAGCATCACCGATGCCAACGGATGTAAAACAACCGCAAGTGTTTCTATCGCACAGCCAACGGCATTGGCAATCACTGGAACAGCAACAAACATAAGTTGTTTCGGACAAAACGATGGAGCGATTACTGTTTCAGCAAGTGGTGCTGTAGCACCTTATAGCTATTCATGGTCAAATGGTCAAAGTGGTACCAGTTTAAGTAATTTATCATCAGGAACTTATACGGTAACCATTACAGATGCGAACGGGTGTTCTAAAACAGAAACATACACTATCGTAGAGCCTGCGTTTGTGCACCCTCCGGTAGCAGTAAACCAAAGTTTCTGTATTGGTCAAAATGCAACGCTAGCAGATGTTGTAATCACCGGAAGTACTATCAAATGGTACAGTGCTTCAACAGGAGGTGTGTTGTTGCCTGCAACAACCGTATTAACAAATGGTACTACTTACTATGCTTCACAAACCGTTGGAACATGCGAAAGCAGTACACGTACGGCAGTTCAAATTACTTTGAACCAAGGAACTCCATTAACCACCACACAGTTAAATGTGTGCAGCAACACCCGTGTGCAAAACATGACCATAGACGGGTTCAATTACACCCAATTGAAATGGTACAGCAGCCCAACAAGTACTTCGCAGTTACCAGCAAGCCAATTATTGGCAACGGGAACATATTACATTAGCTCGTTAACAGGAACGTGTGAGTCACCACGCCAAGCAGTACAAGTAACGGTAGCGGCAGCAGTGCCTGCACCAACGGCAACGGCTCAAACAGTATGTGGCAACAGCACATTGAATGACTTAGTAGTAGGAAAAGATCCTTCTGCAAGCTTAAACTGGTACAGTTCATTACAATCAATGATTCCATTGTCAGGCACTACACAAGTATCAAACGGTACTTACTATGTGCAGCAAGTTATTGGAAACTGTGAATCGGTACGCGTAGCTGTTCCTGTTCAAGTAGTAAATGTTACCGCACCAACGATGACCTCTATCACAACTTGTGATGGCACGCAGATTGGTGATTTGAACACCGCTGCAATCAGTTATTTATGGTACACCGACAATGTAAGTACAACGCCTTTGGCAGACACTTTTGTGATTACCTCAGGAACCTATTACATTGCCCAAGAAAATTCGGGATGTATTTCCGCAAGAACGCAAGTATCTGTAAATGTAGGCGCACGTCCAAACAGCCCAACAGGTCAAACCACACAAGGTTTCTCTTTTGCAGCTAAAGTATCTGATTTAATAATGAACCAACCAAATGTACGCTGGTTTGCAAGCTATGATGATGCCTTAGATCAAGTAGGACAGTTGTCACCTAGTGCACCATTGCAAAATGGAGCTACTTACTACGGAATTTTGGTAAGCACTAATGGATGTGGCAGTTATCCAACAGCCGTTACGGTAGAAGTTACCGTAAGCACGCAAGAGTTAGATTTAACTCAGTTGAAATACTATCCAAACCCGGTTGATAGCGCGTTGCATATTAGCTACAACGAAGCTATTACCAAAGTAGAAGTGTTTACCCTAACCGGGCAAAAAGTGATGAGCAATGAGTTCAATGCTATTGAAGTAACCACCGATTTATCGCGCCTAAGTTCAGGCACATATTTAGTGAAGGTTGAAACTGCAAAAGCATCACAATTCATAAAAGTGGTAAAACGATAA
- a CDS encoding Ig-like domain-containing protein, with protein MQKNTLLPVFKRISDAFVALLIFFSIFNGYSQTVTIGSGTSSNSSTGYPAVFANYYYGNKIQILYEAAEISSAGATANSYINSVAFNVTALNSVPVLSNVNVKVYTTSKADPLSSDAFFDGANASGTFGPYTTTTGWNTFTFSTPILWNGCDNIVVEFCAQNTNWVNNGNASSTYTSMTGTKTFVRYYRDDVTTVCSSLSGPSTSMDRPNAQFGFTTNTANCGYVCNFSAVASSSTAIDLSWTGTGASYIIEYGLKGFVLGTGTSITTTNLTQALSTLTANTEYDIYIQQVCTTGPSAAFYGPVRARTLCGITGNFFEGFETTPTANWTSGPLPECWSRVYTISNTWSYSGASSYIAKTGNNSFGISRDIGTGDFLIISPETDNLGNGAKQIRFSAYLDYFYPNAPQIDVYRINGNTSTATKTLIQSITLSSASPGWETFTIPLPITTDDYFAFSFPEVSGSGYAQFYIDDVYYEDIPAPTVATTQSNNVCFGGTTGMASVVVTGGAAPITYLWNTGDTTPTLTGLAAGTYTVTVTDGLSRTATETVTITEPDVLVSNAVVNNISCNGLNDATINIAPTGGTFPYTYLWSTGDTGTSLSNLTPGTYTLTITDLNNCTATEDFVITEPTVLVATNAAQTDVSMFGGNDGAATVAASGGTAPYTYMWSNGATTAAITNLTAGTYTATVTDANGCTATEDFVITQPIPLMVQSVSQTNVSCNGGSDASASIVAIGGNAPYTYQWSPSGGTAATATGLSAGTYSVLVTDHTGNTITENFTITEPDALIATISQSTDITCNAASDGTATVSVAGGTAPYTYLWSNGMMNNMATNLNVGNYTVSITDANGCKTTASVSIAQPTALAITGTATNISCFGQNDGAITVSASGAVAPYSYSWSNGQSGTSLSNLSSGTYTVTITDANGCSKTETYTIVEPAFVHPPVAVNQSFCIGQNATLADVVITGSTIKWYSASTGGVLLPATTVLTNGTTYYASQTVGTCESSTRTAVQITLNQGTPLTTTQLNVCSNTRVQNMTIDGFNYTQLKWYSSPTSTSQLPASQLLATGTYYISSLTGTCESPRQAVQVTVAAAVPAPTATAQTVCGNSTLNDLVVGKDPSASLNWYSSLQSMIPLSGTTQVSNGTYYVQQVIGNCESVRVAVPVQVVNVTAPTMTSITTCDGTQIGDLNTAAISYLWYTDNVSTTPLADTFVITSGTYYIAQENSGCISARTQVSVNVGARPNSPTGQTTQGFSFAAKVSDLIMNQPNVRWFASYDDALDQVGQLSPSAPLQNGATYYGILVSNNGCGSYPTAVTVEVTVSTQELDLTQLKYYPNPVDSALHISYNEAITKVEVFTLTGQKVMSNEFNAIEVTTDLSRLSSGTYLVKVETAKASQFIKVVKR; from the coding sequence ATGCAAAAAAATACTTTATTGCCCGTTTTTAAACGTATTTCGGATGCGTTCGTTGCATTGCTTATATTTTTTTCGATCTTTAACGGTTACTCACAAACAGTGACAATTGGATCAGGAACAAGTAGCAATTCATCAACTGGATATCCCGCAGTATTTGCCAATTATTATTATGGCAATAAAATTCAAATTTTATATGAAGCAGCTGAAATTTCATCAGCAGGAGCCACGGCAAACTCTTACATAAATAGTGTGGCCTTTAATGTTACTGCTTTAAATTCGGTACCTGTCTTGAGTAATGTAAACGTGAAAGTTTATACTACAAGTAAAGCCGATCCATTGTCTAGCGATGCTTTTTTTGATGGTGCAAATGCTTCAGGAACATTTGGTCCTTATACCACAACTACTGGTTGGAATACCTTTACTTTTAGCACACCTATCTTGTGGAACGGTTGTGATAATATCGTTGTAGAATTTTGTGCTCAAAATACAAATTGGGTAAATAATGGAAACGCATCATCTACTTATACAAGCATGACGGGAACAAAGACATTTGTTAGATACTATAGAGATGATGTAACTACAGTTTGTAGTTCTTTATCCGGACCAAGCACTTCTATGGATCGTCCCAATGCACAATTTGGATTTACAACTAATACTGCAAATTGTGGTTATGTGTGTAATTTTAGTGCAGTTGCATCTTCTTCCACTGCAATAGACTTGTCGTGGACGGGAACCGGTGCTTCTTACATAATTGAATATGGATTGAAAGGATTTGTTCTAGGAACAGGAACTTCTATCACTACTACTAATTTAACACAAGCGTTATCTACTTTAACTGCTAATACAGAATATGATATTTATATTCAACAAGTTTGCACAACCGGCCCAAGTGCAGCTTTTTATGGACCAGTACGTGCAAGAACTTTATGTGGAATAACAGGTAACTTTTTTGAAGGATTTGAAACAACACCAACTGCCAATTGGACATCAGGACCATTACCAGAGTGTTGGTCTCGCGTTTACACCATATCAAATACATGGTCGTATTCAGGAGCTAGTTCTTATATTGCAAAAACAGGTAACAATAGTTTCGGTATTTCAAGAGATATTGGTACGGGTGATTTCTTAATTATTTCTCCTGAAACGGATAACTTAGGAAATGGTGCAAAACAGATTCGCTTTTCTGCTTATCTTGATTATTTTTACCCGAATGCCCCACAAATTGATGTTTATAGAATCAATGGAAATACTTCGACAGCAACTAAAACATTGATACAGAGTATTACTTTATCATCTGCAAGTCCAGGATGGGAAACTTTTACAATTCCATTACCTATTACAACAGATGATTACTTTGCTTTTTCATTTCCAGAAGTTTCTGGTTCGGGCTACGCACAATTTTATATAGACGATGTGTATTATGAAGATATACCAGCACCAACAGTAGCTACCACACAATCTAATAATGTTTGTTTTGGTGGAACTACGGGAATGGCATCAGTTGTAGTAACCGGCGGCGCAGCTCCTATAACCTATTTATGGAATACCGGAGATACCACCCCAACTTTAACAGGATTGGCCGCAGGTACTTACACCGTAACAGTAACCGATGGATTAAGCCGCACGGCTACCGAGACAGTTACTATCACCGAGCCTGATGTTTTAGTTTCAAACGCAGTTGTAAACAACATTAGTTGTAATGGCTTAAACGATGCAACGATAAACATTGCACCAACCGGCGGAACATTCCCATATACCTATCTATGGAGTACCGGCGATACCGGAACCAGTTTAAGCAATTTAACACCTGGTACCTATACGTTAACCATTACCGATCTGAACAATTGTACCGCAACAGAAGATTTTGTTATCACAGAACCTACTGTTTTGGTAGCAACAAACGCTGCACAAACCGACGTTTCAATGTTTGGAGGTAATGACGGTGCAGCAACTGTGGCGGCAAGTGGCGGAACAGCACCATATACTTATATGTGGAGCAATGGAGCAACCACAGCAGCAATCACAAACTTAACCGCAGGAACATACACTGCAACAGTAACCGATGCAAATGGTTGTACCGCAACAGAAGATTTTGTTATCACACAACCTATCCCATTGATGGTTCAGTCTGTATCTCAAACCAACGTAAGTTGTAATGGCGGATCAGACGCAAGCGCAAGCATCGTAGCAATAGGCGGAAATGCACCTTACACCTACCAATGGTCACCAAGTGGAGGAACTGCTGCTACCGCAACAGGATTATCGGCAGGTACGTATAGTGTGTTAGTAACCGACCACACAGGAAACACCATCACCGAGAACTTTACCATCACCGAGCCTGACGCTTTAATAGCTACTATTTCGCAGTCAACCGATATTACATGTAATGCGGCAAGCGACGGAACAGCTACAGTAAGCGTAGCAGGCGGAACGGCACCATATACGTACTTATGGTCAAACGGAATGATGAACAATATGGCAACCAACTTAAATGTGGGTAACTATACGGTAAGCATCACCGATGCCAACGGATGTAAAACAACCGCAAGTGTTTCTATCGCACAGCCAACGGCATTGGCAATCACTGGAACAGCAACAAACATAAGTTGTTTCGGACAAAACGATGGAGCGATTACTGTTTCAGCAAGTGGTGCTGTAGCACCTTATAGCTATTCATGGTCAAATGGTCAAAGTGGTACCAGTTTAAGTAATTTATCATCAGGAACTTATACGGTAACCATTACAGATGCGAACGGGTGTTCTAAAACAGAAACATACACTATCGTAGAGCCTGCGTTTGTGCACCCTCCGGTAGCAGTAAACCAAAGTTTCTGTATTGGTCAAAATGCAACGCTAGCAGATGTTGTAATCACCGGAAGTACTATCAAATGGTACAGTGCTTCAACAGGAGGTGTGTTGTTGCCTGCAACAACCGTATTAACAAATGGTACTACTTACTATGCTTCACAAACCGTTGGAACATGCGAAAGCAGTACACGTACGGCAGTTCAAATTACTTTGAACCAAGGAACTCCATTAACCACCACACAGTTAAATGTGTGCAGCAACACCCGTGTGCAAAACATGACCATAGACGGGTTCAATTACACCCAATTGAAATGGTACAGCAGCCCAACAAGTACTTCGCAGTTACCAGCAAGCCAATTATTGGCAACGGGAACATATTACATTAGCTCGTTAACAGGAACGTGTGAGTCACCACGCCAAGCAGTACAAGTAACGGTAGCGGCAGCAGTGCCTGCACCAACGGCAACGGCTCAAACAGTATGTGGCAACAGCACATTGAACGACTTAGTAGTAGGAAAAGATCCTTCTGCAAGCTTAAACTGGTACAGTTCATTACAATCAATGATTCCATTGTCAGGCACTACACAAGTATCAAACGGTACTTACTATGTGCAGCAAGTTATTGGAAACTGTGAATCGGTACGCGTAGCTGTTCCTGTTCAAGTAGTAAATGTTACCGCACCAACGATGACCTCTATCACAACCTGTGATGGCACGCAGATTGGTGATTTGAACACCGCTGCAATCAGTTATTTATGGTACACCGACAATGTAAGTACAACGCCTTTGGCAGACACTTTTGTGATTACCTCAGGAACCTATTACATTGCCCAAGAAAATTCGGGATGTATTTCCGCAAGAACGCAAGTATCTGTAAATGTAGGCGCACGTCCAAACAGCCCAACAGGTCAAACCACACAAGGTTTCTCTTTTGCAGCTAAAGTATCTGATTTAATAATGAACCAACCAAATGTACGCTGGTTTGCAAGCTATGATGATGCCTTAGATCAAGTAGGACAGTTATCACCTAGTGCACCATTGCAAAATGGAGCTACTTACTACGGAATTTTGGTAAGTAATAATGGATGTGGTAGTTATCCAACAGCCGTTACGGTAGAAGTTACCGTAAGCACGCAAGAGTTAGATTTAACTCAGTTGAAATACTATCCAAACCCGGTTGATAGCGCGTTGCATATTAGCTACAACGAAGCTATTACCAAAGTAGAAGTGTTTACCCTAACCGGGCAAAAAGTGATGAGCAATGAGTTCAATGCTATTGAAGTAACCACCGATTTATCGCGCCTAAGTTCAGGCACATATTTAGTGAAGGTTGAAACTGCAAAAGCATCACAATTCATAAAAGTGGTAAAACGATAA
- a CDS encoding DUF4139 domain-containing protein codes for MKNILFPAAIVFSITANAQKPVFTQAQIQSARVYNNAAELKHKASVQIPSGTSEIVITNVANYLNESTVQIGVPKNVTVMSVQFTNAYVEEYDNNQDSPLVKPVKEEIAKKETELKSLQNQLTAERKGVELLDKNQSMSNAQNFSVAELTKLLDFYKTKRTELSNSINKLENQEKVLFEELNILKGKLTFNETTSEKTSQGKLIVNVMSSTAGTIPLEVSYLTNQATWQPSYEMRIDKINEPIQMLYKAQVQQHTGVDWKNVKLSLTSGPANQNTFAPQLQPWFLDYYYPNAYRNREMEEASVASVTSKRIEGRPNADMIQTLQGQVPGLNIQTGVGQPGVGQSTMDDYTQINESQLNITFDIDIPYTILSNGKQHSVALKDTQLPATYSYITTPKLDTNAYLIAKVKNYGDYNILPGEANVVFEGMYVGKTYVNANANEDELRLSLGKDQNISVNRTMINDKSGAKTFSSRKVQDFVYEISVRNNKKESISIIVEDQIPISSNTDIEITLTDKDGATTDTEKGKLTWEINLKPNETKKIRFGYEVKYAKDKTLNF; via the coding sequence ATGAAAAATATATTATTTCCTGCTGCTATCGTTTTCAGTATAACGGCAAATGCACAAAAACCTGTTTTTACGCAGGCACAAATACAATCGGCTCGTGTGTACAACAATGCTGCAGAGCTAAAACACAAAGCATCAGTTCAAATTCCGTCGGGCACGTCAGAAATTGTAATTACCAACGTAGCCAATTACTTAAACGAAAGTACGGTGCAAATTGGTGTGCCAAAAAACGTAACGGTTATGTCGGTTCAGTTTACAAATGCCTATGTGGAAGAGTACGATAATAATCAGGATTCGCCTTTGGTAAAACCGGTAAAAGAAGAAATTGCAAAGAAAGAAACCGAGCTTAAATCGCTACAAAATCAATTAACTGCCGAACGAAAAGGTGTGGAACTGTTGGATAAAAATCAGTCAATGAGCAACGCACAGAATTTTTCGGTAGCTGAATTAACCAAATTGTTAGATTTCTACAAAACCAAACGTACCGAGCTTTCTAATTCGATCAACAAATTAGAAAATCAAGAAAAAGTATTGTTTGAAGAGTTGAATATATTAAAAGGAAAATTAACCTTTAACGAAACCACAAGCGAAAAAACCAGTCAAGGTAAATTAATTGTGAATGTAATGAGCAGCACCGCAGGAACCATTCCATTAGAAGTTTCGTATTTAACAAATCAGGCAACGTGGCAACCAAGCTACGAAATGCGTATCGATAAAATTAACGAACCTATACAAATGCTGTACAAAGCACAGGTTCAGCAACATACGGGTGTCGATTGGAAAAACGTAAAACTATCCTTAACCAGCGGACCTGCCAATCAAAATACCTTTGCACCCCAACTGCAACCTTGGTTTTTAGATTATTATTATCCGAATGCTTATCGAAATAGAGAAATGGAAGAAGCTTCGGTAGCATCAGTAACCTCTAAAAGAATTGAGGGTAGACCAAATGCCGATATGATTCAAACGCTACAAGGACAAGTTCCTGGTTTGAATATTCAGACAGGAGTGGGACAACCTGGAGTTGGTCAATCTACAATGGATGATTACACCCAAATAAACGAATCACAATTAAACATTACCTTTGATATTGATATTCCGTACACTATTTTAAGCAACGGCAAACAACACAGCGTAGCTTTGAAGGATACGCAGTTGCCGGCAACGTACAGTTATATTACTACTCCAAAATTAGATACCAATGCCTATTTAATTGCAAAAGTGAAAAATTACGGCGACTACAATATTTTACCGGGCGAAGCCAATGTGGTGTTTGAAGGAATGTACGTTGGTAAAACCTATGTAAACGCCAATGCCAACGAAGATGAACTGCGATTGAGTTTAGGTAAAGATCAAAACATATCGGTTAACAGAACCATGATTAACGATAAATCGGGTGCCAAAACATTTTCATCACGTAAAGTACAAGATTTTGTTTATGAAATTTCGGTTCGGAACAATAAAAAAGAAAGTATTAGTATTATTGTAGAAGATCAAATACCAATAAGCAGTAATACCGATATCGAAATTACCTTAACAGATAAAGATGGTGCAACCACAGACACCGAGAAAGGCAAACTTACTTGGGAAATAAACCTAAAACCAAACGAAACAAAGAAAATACGCTTTGGTTATGAAGTGAAGTACGCAAAAGATAAAACCTTGAATTTTTAA